A segment of the Amblyomma americanum isolate KBUSLIRL-KWMA chromosome 6, ASM5285725v1, whole genome shotgun sequence genome:
GAAAAATGCGAAAAAAACACGGCCTCTAGTGGCAGTCGTTAGCTCGCACTGGTAATTCCGTGCACGTCGTAACTGGCGTGCTCCTGGACATAACATTACTGTCACTGCATTGAAAATGCGTCGTATCTAATGCATGTTCAAAGCAAGGCAGAGTATGTTATCGCACCGGTTCTTCGAGGTGCACTCACTGTGGAGGGCTGCAAAGTATTTGGCCGGTTTGCTGACAGCTGCCTGCGAGAGAGGTGTAACTCTTTCTTTTCGGAAGGCGCACTGCTACCAGCCGCTCTGGACGCTCGTGGGTGGCGGCATCAAGCAAGTATCCGACTCGGTCAGACCCATGGCGGACGTGATGCCTAGGCAGGCCGAGTGGATCCAGGACGAGGCAGAGGCGTTCGTGCCGCAGGAGAACACCGTGGTCACCAAGCAGGGCATCAAGGTGGGCGTGAGGAGTTGCCTCATGGGTCCGAAATATATCCAGTGCGGTTTTACAACTTTCCGCATGAAAGAAAAAACTCTGTAGACTTAAGTCGTTTCGCGATGGAATACCCCTCGGTCATTCCCTGGGCCTTTTAAATTAACCCATGTTGCGCATttgcgcagtcacgagcacagtGTCTCATGTGAGCTTACTTCCCCTGATTACGGTCaaagcctcgcatgcgggaggttgtggggttcgatccccagtgccgactGGTACTCACCGGATTTCCTACTGCTTAATGCGCGGCTTCCCAGGGGTGATGTACCTGGAAAGTAGGTCTTCGACCACCCTtgtgcagggggcggcagaaagttaggcggccggatgagatttagaagtttgcggggatacagtggccgcagctggcaaatgacactGTTAATTGGATAGACGTGGGAGAGGTTTCTGGCtggcagtgggcgtggtcaggctggtgctgctgctgctgctgatgatgtttAGACTGAAGAGCCCCAAGCATAAGGTGTTTTTTACCTTgtgtagacaaaaaaaaacgccttgtgtcatggcgcccTTTGGCCAAGCTGCCATTGCGTCATTAAAATTAATCATCACCATTATGATTATGGTTAATGTATTTCGTTGCGTTTCAGTGAGGATTTCTGAGCACAGGCTACTTACGCGATTATGAAGCGCCACTAATTTGTCTGCAGCCGGTGTTTTCGGTCTTACTTTTTTTCCAGATCAAATACGACTTCCTCGTCGTTGCCATTGGAATACAAGTACGCTTTGACATGGTAAGCCAACGACTGTTAACAATTTTTATGTTCAAGCTATTATATTCTTTTCTGGCCGTGGCTTCGGAGACAATGAGGAAAGCACTGTGTGAACGAATGCCTTGAATTCTGTTCCGAAAAATACTACCTCTCAACAGCAACAGCGTTCAATGGAAAGCGAAGGTATACCAATACCACAATACAAAAATGTCTTTGCCCCGACGTGTGGTGTTCATCCGTATTTAAGCGCATTTTGGATCATGTACAGATTGAAGTTGACGCTATGTCGCCTAAACCGAAATGTTTTCTAAACTTCATATTGGCTCCTGCCTTGGAAAGTGGCTGAATAATGTGGCTCTTGAAAAATTGATAATACAGAGCGTTGTTAGACGTCATCACACTCGTTGCCCAAGTTACACCCACTTAAGCATTAAGAGCTCACCCACTGATCTCCAGATGGCCCTCTTCTGCGATAGCCGCGGCGGCGCCATCAGAGCGCATTTCCCAATCTCATCTTCTCACCTGGCAACCTTCCGCATGCGCTTTTCTTGCTATGGGGTGCACTCGGTTACTCTGACGGACCATCATCTATCTGCTCTCCGCTTCATATGACCTGCGCAAGTCCATTTGTTCCCACTGATCTCCGCAAGGTCGTCATTAAACGTGCCTGGTACGTGCCTGGCACACGCGTCGATCATTAAACCTACCATCTGTGGCGACAAGGCGTCGCAAGCTTCCGTTGAAATGTGAAACTAGTCCCTAGTGAGTCTGGCGAAGTATTGCCACTGTCACGCATTGAACAGAAGTGCTATTTTCTAACCTTCTTTCATAGCGTACTCAAGGAAAACGCCGTGCAATGTCTGCGCACGTCATTGCGTAGGAAAGTAGATAGGCGACATGCGCAGGACCATGTTATTGTTTTCGTGTCCCCGCTAATTGCGTTTTGACTACCAGGGTGCACGCGCATCCTTTTACAGCCGATAGTAGCCGTGCACAGGACCAAAAACGAGTTCTCCTGAGTCGGAACCTTTTGTATTTTGAGAGAATGATAATATAGGCGTTGCGGTCAGATCCCGTCCCATACCATCTCGCAGCGCTTTCTACTGCTTTTACCTGGATACTATTGTTTATTATTACCTTCGATGCCGTGTTATATTTGTGATATTCGTTACGCTTTAGAAGCTTTTTCGTGGCCTTTAAATTTCGTTTCCTGCCGTTTATACGGGCTAGGTGGACGGCTTGATCGAAGCCCTGGAGACTCCATACGTCTGTTCCAACTATTCGTACAACACTGTCACCAAGACGCACCAGGCCATGCAGGCGCTGATGGAAGGCAACGCCATCTTCACCTACCCAGCCACACCGGTCAAATGTCCCGGAGCAGCGCAGAAAATAATGTACCTCACCGAAGCCCACCTCCGAAAGGTGCGCGCCACTGATAATCTTTGTACCTTTTGTTTTGTGCAGCATGCATGCAGAGTGTCCTTGCGTGCAGCGAGTTGACGTATACTTCAAACGAGTACCGGTAGCATTGCAGGGGTTGCTCAGCGTAAATTGATTTGAAAGCTGGGAGTCAGCTTGACGAATAATCTTCCCATGGGTACACCGCGTTGTGTGTAGGCACTTGTCTAACGATAATCTCATATCGGCCACTATGCGGAGCCCAGACGCCCGGACTTGGAACGGTGCGATGCACGACGATCGCAAGAGGAGGCAAAGCGAGGGCGCGTGCGACGACCTCTACTTCTCACACAGCACACATTGCACATGCCCGCGGGCATTCCAGCAGCCTTCGCAGGGATTCACGCACTGCTCAGCAGGCGTAgacgctgtgttttttttttcaacttgcaAGCAATTCATGGAGGAACTCGCAAATGCGGCTGACTGCAATGTTGTTTTCACTGCATGCGCTCTATAATGATCTCATTCAGTAGCTCGTCATCGCTTGTACGGCGCATTTTCCTCAGCGCTTTGTCGATTGTGGACCGCCTTAAGAAAGGAGCCTGAAATAGTTTTATCAAATGCTGGCTCTTCTCTGTCAAGGTGTCTAAATTTCTTTAAAGGATTTGTTGCGTGATGAAAGATATAGTGTTAGCACGTGCAGCCCTGTCGATTCCAAGCAAATAATTTTGAATtcgccgttctcgatcccgcatATTCGTGTTCCGTTTGCAAAATGTGACGCTATATAAAACAGTTGTTGCGCATGCACTGCGTCACGACAAATCGGTGTTTACCAGCCTATATAAACCCTTCGAAAAGTCCCATTGAATGTGTAGCGTGCAGCGTTGTGCCCGGCTCCAGAAGAAGACGACATACCTGAGCACGCACGGCGGGCGCGCGCAGATCAGAATTCGACGGCTACACGATCGGATCTCTGCTCTGCTCCTTGTCGGCTTGAGcaaatccacattaattttttttagccTGGCTGGCTCATGATTTTTCTTTTCTGGGTCGTCGGAACGTCTGGGGACGACATTAgattcaggttaagctctgatcgaggttaagccgATCTTCATCTTACCTTAGTCGCAATGCCTCACCAAGGATGGTTTTATTATGTGTACGTCCCACCTGCCTAAGGCCTTCCTGAAGGCTGGGAGTACTTCTGAAATAAATATGTAGGGGGGTCGTTTACCGAATACCCTCTCCGGTGGCAAaagctacattggacaaactggacgttgtataaacgtcagacttcaggagcaccacgCTGGAGTAGGGGCCTTGGCGGGAGGAgggcatgtggccgaccattgtcgccactgctgtggttgcacgcctcggttccgcgataccactatcctgaacaagttcgggtctaaactaaatagagaagtgtacgaggcctactgtatatagaaggaatccggctcgtgtgtcagcaaaacctcggtaaacTTGTCTGATAGAGTTTTCATATCTGGATAGCGTATTGTCCCGTACATGCCTGCGCaccagtgttacgtgatgatcgtttgtcaggTTACAGTGTGATTGCGATGATTGTATATATGTGACGCACcattgtaataaaccagttgaagctccgcgctctgtcctgatgGTTTCTTCCTTGTTCCTTGTCTTTTTTGGGTGGTTCCAaggtgcattctactactagtcaCCAACTAGACCGCCTCCCTCTATTATACATATAGCTTAACTTCTGGCTTACAACTTTGCCCATTCCTTACTTCAAAACACTGATCAGGAGAAGGAAAAACACGTATCCTAACCAAGTACTAAAGCTAGCAGAAAGTAGCGCTTGATCCGCTGAGGCCCTTTGGTCATCTCCCGAAACCAAGTGAAGCCAAGCGCTCCAGGAGGAAGGGCTGGTAATGGCGCCGACCGTGAGTGAGGTGATTACcgctccttcccccccccccccccccccccttagcaTTTTCCTTTCATCTGCTGTTGGCTTTAAATTGACACCACACGTTCCCACAGTTCGCCATGTTACCGAATTTAGAAAAATGCTATACTGTGCCGTGCTGTGTGGGCTTTTTTTCGGGGTAACAAACATGAGCTGGCAATGCGGCAAGAGAGAAGGTAAAAAAACACTCCGGCACATACTCAGAAATGCCTCGTTTTGGCCATTTCGTCACATTATTCATCCTTATGAGAAAAACACGTGCAGTACTGCCGCGGATGGGGAACCAGCGTGTGCCCCAACATTGCCGTGCCCTATGCGCAGGCCGGGCGGCGTGACAAGGTGAAAGTCATGTTCAACACGTCCCTGGGCGTGCTGTTCGGCGTGCCTAAATACGCGGACGCCCTGTGGGAGGTGGTCAAGGAGCGGGGCATCGCCGTCAACCTCAGGCACGAGCTGGTCCAGGTGCGCCCTGCTAGGAGGGAGGCCGTCTTCCGCCTGCTTGACAGCAAGGACGATCCCAAGGAGACCGCCACGTTCAAGGTGCGGGGCTTTCCAGCTTTGTGTGGAGACAGAGCTGCTTTTTAGGTTCGCAGTCGCCTATGCGCACAACACTTTTACGTCTCTTTTTAGAGCCTTTTTATCTCTCCTGCAGTGCAAATGGAGCTTGCGTTTTCCGGTCCTAGTTCCGCTTACGGGCTCTCTAGATAATTCCGCTTTCCGGACTGTCAGCGCTTGCTTTTACAGCTTGCTCCGGTTTCACACGACACAAGGCCGGGAAAGTGTGCTACAGGTGTTTGGGTTTAGTTTATCGGTGCTTACACGTATACTATGGTGGGATGACCAAAAGAGAATTAAAAGTATGATCCAGGCAGAAAAACACTGCCTCTAAATTCGTGTCGAGCGACCCAGGCTGATAGACTTGACATGCAAGACGGCCAAGATGGGCTACACCGTTGTTAGTCCAGTTACTTTCTTCGCGTCTTTGCAAAccggggtgtttccaaaccctcaactgtacaggaAATTGCATCCAGAAGTCTATAACCCTAGATGTAAGCACTGCAATAGCATcgcagatctagtccacatggtctggacctgccctttctataacgacccgaatagaaatgtacaatcctgggagaccttaatTTTATTGCTCAatcacgaagcagaagaacagcgcaaagtcatcggtctcgccctgaccaccgccgagtcccaagggtTCCGGCCGGCGGTTAGGAgaatgaatgggggtttaggATATAGCCTTCTCCACCGTaatttttgacgggtgcaaattaaagttatttctctctctctctctctcgtgtctCGTGGTGGCAGACAACTGACTTGTGTAGGGATTCTTGAGATCAACGTCTTCGGATTGATGGAAGTGACTTGAAGATTCTAGCGACTGCATTTTATGGACATAATAGCCCGCAGTATTTTTGGTTTCTCCCCGTAGCAGGGCGCACACGAAGTTTTTATGTGGCAGGTTAAGTGCTAAGCGGTAGCGCCTTAGTCGCCGGAAGCCATGGCTAATTTTTCGCGAGTCGTTTGACTGGACGGAAAATTCTGCCTACAGGTGTTGCGGCATCATTTATATAACAGCCACAAGTTGCTGCCTTTTCGTTCGATCGACCCTGGCGCCTTTCCTGTCATTTGGTGTAGTACAACATGCTGCACGTGGTGCCTCCCATGACGGTTTCGGCGGCGCTCAAGACGGGGCCCTCGTTCGCCGACGCGGCGGGCTTCCTAGACGTTGATGGCGAGACGCTGCAGCATAAGCGCTACCCCAACGTGTTCGGCATCGGCGACTGTACCAATGTGCCCACAGCCAAGACAGCGGCTGCCGTCGGTCAGTACAAGTGAACCGGCAACAGGCACTCCTTTCTACAGCGCTTCCTGTCCTAGCATCGTTTCTCGGTTTCGCGTAGTTGGTGCCGTTCTGTCCGCCTCGCGTGGGTCACACTGTAAACACAAATTATATTATATAGGAGTATAAAGGAATAAGCTTCCCTCTAGTGAGCTCCGTTTTAGGGGCACGGGGCGTTGCCCAAGCCCTGGActagatttccatcactaaaaaaCACTGAATACTTAAGGTTGGCATCGGAAACAAATTCCCagttcaaaacatgcgaagttctagtAGTTACGAAGATTTCCAGTTTTCATCTTCTCTGTGCGACAACCTCAAGACCTCCGGTGGGCCGTTTAGAATCCTCCTGCTATTGCTGGCTGCATCCAATTACTATGCTCTGCGGTTGGAATAAGCGTCCGTTGGCAAGtttaagcattccgtatattttgTGTCCGAGACCTACTTCGGGACTTCAAAAGCATATCCTGTCCTTAAACGGGAGTGCGATAGGGGACAGCTCAGTCCCTATTAACTCCCGTATAGACTAATTCGGGTTTAGGGTGTACGTGCTTGCCATTGGCCACTTGACCAATCCCCGCACGCAGCCCGTGCCTCGCGCCCCGTGTTACCCTCTTTGTCTACGGGAGGGGAGCGCTCGCAACAAGACTTCGCTTCGAAACCCAGCCAGGAAAGCCTCCTGAAACTCGTAAAGGCCCTCATTCACCGGTTTAGACCCCAGTTTGCCAATCGTCCTTTGCTGGCAATTGGCGTCATTCGTTACCGACGTCGCATCAGACGACTTTCTTTACAAAACCTATCCATTGTAGTTTACTACACCACGAAACATGATCATCGATCTGCAGTTCAGAAGGCACTGCAGTATGGAAGTTAATGCACGCATTTCACTGTCCACAAAGGATCGGCGCATATGCTTGATGGTGTGCCGTTAATCTCATGTTTAGCGTTGTTTCTCATTACTAACAACTAATGTTGTTTCTTTATGTCTTTGCCAGCCGGAGAGATCGGGATTCTGCGTAGGAACCTGACGAGTGCCATGGAGGGCAAGACACCAAACAGAAAGGTACGTGCTCACGCAAGGAGCACAGTGTGGATCTTCGCCAATACCGTCGAATATCGTTTTAATTAACCAGTGAGCTGGCTTCTCATTTTGTTCTTCACTTCAGTGCTATTACTGCTTACCAGTTTAAATTCTCAGTTCTTGAAGCACCCGCTTACGTGGCCGTTCCTGTTCCTACGCAGCCATATTTGAGCTGTTGTGTTCGCTCCTTCACAGTTGGCATTAGGCAACACACCACCGAGCTGCATAACCTTTCTAACGTGGTTTAGTTCACAAAGAAAACTCTTGACCTTTTAAACTTCATTTTGTGTTTCCATATTAGGGTCGTGGCCAGTGTCACTCGCTGTAGAAGCTGTGAGAATACGTTTCGTTCTGTGCTATAGCCTCCCATTTCAGCGGATTCGGCTCGCAGCGCTGTGTCCTCAACTGCAGGTTTAAATTCTGCAATACCATTTATGTTGGAAGTGTTACTTTCAAAGTTTTCTGAATATCGGGGAGATCGACGAGATCCAATGAAAGGTGCTGTCAGATGTAAAAGGcagcagcagtgaacgaaataTATGTCTTCGAATAGTGGTCGGCTCTTTTTATCCTCCCTGCACCTTATTGCCTGTTATAATCCACGCATGCACGTGAGCACGACTTAATgtcttgtgttgtttttttgcaaCACTATCACTGCTGATCGTACATTGGAAAGACTGGCGCCGGCGTTTCTGAGTGCACTTTTCGCTCGTGCCATTGCCAACCGCAGTACGACGGCTACACGTCATGTCCGCTGGTTACCAGCTATGGCAGGTGCATCCTGGCCGAGTTCAACTCTAAGGCGGAGCCACTGGAGACGTTCCCCTTCAACCAGGCCAAGGAGCGCGGGAGCATGTTTTACTTGAAGAGGGACATGCTGCCCTTAATCTATTGGACGCTGTTCCTACGGTGAGTTTGCGTGTACTCACCTGTCTTTTCGAAGATCGCAAGCTCAGCTTTTATGCACAGCCCAAAAGCCGTAACGTGACGGCAAGTATTTCTTTTGAAGCAGTAGGTTCTCAGAAATACGTCAAGACACCAACGGCTTTGTATACATGCAAAGAACATAGCTTTTCTGTACCTGTTAATAGATTTCGTTCTCGCGGATAAGCAGCGCACGAACAAGTAAGATGACAGAATATAATGGAGATAAGACAGCTTTCGTCCTCACTCTTAAGGTGCTGTTTATCCGCAGAATGAACTACACCCGAgtccggatatatcgaacccggatatttcttttttttcggctATATCGAACTCACAGATTACCCCTCGAAAATTCCTTGTGAGACTATAGGAAAGTCACGTATAGTATATCGAACTCCAATTGCGTCAGTAATTAGATGTATCGAACGACGCATCGCGCACCTGCAATTAGCGCTTCTAACGGCGCTCTTCGATAACTTCTCGCTTGCGGAGACTGACGGCAGCGCGGCTTTGGGCAACTGCAGGCAGCACTAGCGCTGTGAAACCGCTTGTCGAGGTGAACGTAAAGTGTGCAAGGGGGTGCTCTTCTGTCTCTTGTAGCCTTTTTTCCACGCCTCATTCTCTTCGTGCGGTGAAGCCAACGTATGTAAATAAAACCTATCGCCGGCGCTCGCCTGGCATGCTTCGCTTCCGAAGGCTTTGCGGAAACTATCTTCTTTGAGCTGTGTATATACGGGTTAGACTGTATCACTAACTATAGCCCAGATTGCCGTTCTCATACTGTATACAAACTTTACGGGTATGGCCAAGGCGTACGCCACTCTGATAATGGCATACAAACGGCGTTGGCGACTAGACACGGAGGCGCATGCCTGCTGCCAGCCAAACTTGTGAAGGGAAGAACGCTGACACTTCACCCAATGCAGGCGTCTTAATTGGTAAACGCTCCATGCGACCGGTGTAGGCACAACAGCAAAGCAAAAGCGGAAAACCCTCCC
Coding sequences within it:
- the LOC144136250 gene encoding sulfide:quinone oxidoreductase, mitochondrial-like: MVPRATLRRISREARLYSTKAAADGGAKSYKLLVVGGGSGGIATAAKFASKLGKGQVCVLEPRDAHCYQPLWTLVGGGIKQVSDSVRPMADVMPRQAEWIQDEAEAFVPQENTVVTKQGIKIKYDFLVVAIGIQVRFDMVDGLIEALETPYVCSNYSYNTVTKTHQAMQALMEGNAIFTYPATPVKCPGAAQKIMYLTEAHLRKAGRRDKVKVMFNTSLGVLFGVPKYADALWEVVKERGIAVNLRHELVQVRPARREAVFRLLDSKDDPKETATFKYNMLHVVPPMTVSAALKTGPSFADAAGFLDVDGETLQHKRYPNVFGIGDCTNVPTAKTAAAVAGEIGILRRNLTSAMEGKTPNRKYDGYTSCPLVTSYGRCILAEFNSKAEPLETFPFNQAKERGSMFYLKRDMLPLIYWTLFLRGYWEGPSIFRKLMRFGFSK